The Bacteroidota bacterium sequence TATAACTGTTATTTCCCTGTTCTGTACTTCCTGATCCAACGTTGAACCGCCAGATAGAAAGTCCTACTCCTTTAGGATCTCCGTATTGGTCAGTATCCCGGCTAAATAACAAATCCGCAATTTGTTCCCTTTTTGTCAATGGCCAATTCTTTCCCACAAACTGACAACTCCATGCATCCGAAGCGCCAAAACCATCCATTTCCTGATATTTTTCAGTTGTATTTACATTGACGGTAATGACATCATTTGATGCAGGCTGTTCATTGGAAGATTCCTTTTTACAAGCATTAGACAAGGCTATAATTGCCAAAGGCAGCAATAAGAAAAGAAATCTGTTCTTTTGTTCCTTTCTTAGTTCATAAGAATGCAGCATAATAAAATTTCTTTTTAAGAAATGGGGCTGACAAAAAATGTGACACATTTCAAAATCAGCCCCATACTTCTAAACAACTACTACTAAACTATTTTTAATATCCGGGGTTTTGAGATAATTTTCCACCGCTACGGTCTATTTCAAGTTGAGGAATAGGCCACAATTCATTTTTCCCTTCAACGAAATTAGCTCCCTTATTTGAAGGTTCTTTGGTGTGTATGGTTTCCCAATAATCGTTGGAGGTTGCATTATACTGGACAAAAGTACCTGAAGGACCCATAACGACATCAATCATTTTTTTCTTTTTCACAGGATCTATTTCACGCCTCAGGTCATACAACCTCATACCTTCCCCGGCCAGTTCCATCCTCCGTTCCTTCCAGATGGCATACAACAAATCATTTCCGGTTAATCCTGTTTTTGCAGGAATATTGACCCGGGCACGGATAGTATTAATATCAGCCAAGGCCTGATCCGGTTTACTCAGGAAATAAGCAGCTTCAGCCCGGGTCAGATACATTTCTGCCAGACGAATCAATATCTGATCTAAAGGAATATGACTGTCCTTGGCGGCTAAAGTCAACCGGACAGCAATTGGAACATACATTTTACGCCAGGTACGGCAGGATTTGTTTTTGGTCGAATCATAATGATAAGCCGGATTATCCGTTTCATCGCCATAAACCGGCATGTTTATTCTGTTGATGGTACTCTTTAACCGGATGGAATCGCCTTCAGATTTATATGTCTGTTCCAGGTTGCTGGTTGGGACACACCAGCCCCATCCATCCATCGACTTGCTAATCTGATCAGTTGGCCACATCTCGCCCCGGGCATTTACAACTACTGAAAAACGGTTACCCACCGAATAGGATTGATTGGAATTAGTCTGTATCTCGAAAATTGATTCAACACCATTGTGGTTGTAGCAACTCCAAACATTTACGAAATTGGGTTCAAGTGAATATGTTCCGGATTTGATCACCGTATCAGCATAATTATATGCATTCTGATAATCGCCCATAAACAGATATGTACGGGCCAACAATGCCTTGCAAGCTCCGCTGGTAACCCTTCCTATATCTGCCCCAGTCCATTTAGCAGGAAGTTCAGCAGCAGCTTCCTTCAAGTCCTTGACCATCTGTTTGTAAACACTATCTTTACTGGCCCTGCTGACACTCAAATCACTTGATCCAACAGGTTTAAGAAACATCACCACATCACCGAAATTCTGTACAAGTTCCCAATATGAAAAAGCACGGAAGAACTTTGCCTGCCCCAGCAAAACCTTTTTGTCATTATCCGTAATAGGGGCATTGGGTATACGGAGTAAGGCCACGTTTGCAGTATTGATATTCTGGTACTTGAAGTAGTAAAAGTTATACAAAGCACCCGGATCGTTACTTGCAGATATCGAGTAAAAAGCGAAAGGATAATTGCCACTGGCGTCCTGGCTGAGATTACCCATCCATGCATCGTCAGTAGCCATTTCGTTGGTCAGTCGTAAATAATTCTGCCACCAGTCATTCCAGTAGGAAAATCCTTTATAAAGCCCGTCAACAAAAGACGTGCACTGATCAAGATTGTTAAAATAGTTATCCAGATCCTGTGTCCCGTAAAGTGGTGTAGTGATGAAATCTTTACTGCACGAAAAGACAGATAACGTCAGCAACGCCACTAAGGAATATATAAGTATTCGTTTCATCTTCTTGTGTTTTTAGTTACAATATTGAATTAAAATGACATATTAACCCCGATAAAGAATGTTTTCAACACAGGGTAGGCATAACGTTGAAATCCATAGTCAAGAACACCAAAACCAGCTTCAGGATCTATACCTGTAAACTTAGTTAATGTCAAAAGATTCTGTCCCGAAATATAAAAACGGAGGTTGCTTAACTTTAAACTGGAGACAACATTTCTAGGCAAAGAATAACCTAATTGAATATTCTTTAAACGAATAAATGAGGCATCTTCAAGATAAAAATCAGAAAATGTGGAATAATTGCTATTCAAATCATTGTGGGACAGTATAGGAATCTTGGTACTGGTTCCTTCCCCATGCCATGCTTTATCTAAGACATCACTGGCCAGATTGGTCTTATTTTCAGCACTGTATTTATCATATAACAGCCAGTTAACAGCTTTATTTCCATAACTGAAATAGATGTTCATCCCCAAATCAAAATCACCGGCTTTTGTTTTATAAGTTCCGGTAAAGTTGAAACCGCCGGTAAAATCAGGATATGGGCTGCCCAGTTTTACACGGTCGCTGCTATTTAAGACTCCATCATTATTTGCATCTACAAAACGAATATCACCAGGACGGGCAGAAGGTTGTAAAAGATCGCCATACTGGCTGGAATGGCTGTTTACTTCAAATTTGTTCTGGAAGATACCATCCGTCTTATACCCGTAAAAATATCCCGGTTCATCCCCAACTATGGTCCGAGTGGTTGATGAGCTGAACCAAGTATCTCCGGCAAGTATTTCATCCGTACCGGCAAGTTTTTTCATTTCCATCTTAGCATGAGAAAGGTTCAGTCCGAAGTCAAGTTTCAACTTATCATTTTCATGAAGATAATTTAAAGAAAAGTCAAATCCCTTGGCTTCCATTTTACCAATATTGGTCCAAACTTGTCCCCAATTCGGAAATCCGCTGTAATATGGATATACTTTTTGGAACAACATATCATGGGTGGTTTTCTGGAATACCTCGATGGTGGTGGTAATAGCAGAGTTAAATAAACTCAGGTCAACTCCCAGGTTTTTCTCTTCAACGGTTTCCCATTTGATATCCTCATTCTTCATGGTATTCATTTGGGTTACACTGGAAACTGTTCCGTTTCCGCTGCCAAATACATAATAGTCTGTTCCCAACGATGACAAATAAACGCCACTTGGAAGGCTCTGATTACCAACCGTTCCCCAACCTGCAAATAATTTCCCATCGGTGATTATCCTGTTATTTTTCAAAAATTCCTCATTGGAAAATCTCCAGGCCACTGATGCGGAAGGGAATATAGCATATTTATTCTTGTCCATGAATTTAGAAGAACCATCTTCACGGATTGTACCGGTAAACAGGTAACGATTATCATAATTATAGGTCAAACGTCCGATATAGGAAACAATTGAACTTTTTGACTTATTCCCGGAAGCATTTTGTACCGTGCCGTTTGAAGCGCTCAATTCTCTCATATTATCGGCAGTACTTGGATATCCGTTACGTTCACCATAAAGAAAATCATTGTTCTGTTCTTCAGAAGTCATGCCGACCATAGCCGAACCGCTGTGTTTATTGATACTCAAATTATACGTTAAAGTATTCTGCCAGGTCCAGTTAAAATCATTATTCTTTTGAACAGAAATATCCGTCAAATTGTTAAATTCAAAATCCGGATCAATTGTATATACAGGATTAAAGGTATTGTAAGTGGTAGTTAAAAGGTTTGCACCTATTTGGGATTTAAAAACCAAATTTTTAATCGGATGAAAATCTATATATGAATTTGAGAATAATCCATAATAACCACCATTATTACCATCCTGACGTTTGTCCCGGGCCATGGGGTTCCAGACTTCAGTATAAATAGAACGGGCAAATACACTATACTCATTTTCCTCTCCGGTAAGCTGGTCTTTGGTTTTGTAAATCGGAGTTATAGGATCCATTTTCAGGTAATCGCCATACCAACCG is a genomic window containing:
- a CDS encoding SusC/RagA family TonB-linked outer membrane protein, with translation NASLNITGGTDKHQFNVNLTYFKQESFYHEGKWERFTARVNNDFKLNNWLTAGIDLNPRREYWNNTPGWYGDYLKMDPITPIYKTKDQLTGEENEYSVFARSIYTEVWNPMARDKRQDGNNGGYYGLFSNSYIDFHPIKNLVFKSQIGANLLTTTYNTFNPVYTIDPDFEFNNLTDISVQKNNDFNWTWQNTLTYNLSINKHSGSAMVGMTSEEQNNDFLYGERNGYPSTADNMRELSASNGTVQNASGNKSKSSIVSYIGRLTYNYDNRYLFTGTIREDGSSKFMDKNKYAIFPSASVAWRFSNEEFLKNNRIITDGKLFAGWGTVGNQSLPSGVYLSSLGTDYYVFGSGNGTVSSVTQMNTMKNEDIKWETVEEKNLGVDLSLFNSAITTTIEVFQKTTHDMLFQKVYPYYSGFPNWGQVWTNIGKMEAKGFDFSLNYLHENDKLKLDFGLNLSHAKMEMKKLAGTDEILAGDTWFSSSTTRTIVGDEPGYFYGYKTDGIFQNKFEVNSHSSQYGDLLQPSARPGDIRFVDANNDGVLNSSDRVKLGSPYPDFTGGFNFTGTYKTKAGDFDLGMNIYFSYGNKAVNWLLYDKYSAENKTNLASDVLDKAWHGEGTSTKIPILSHNDLNSNYSTFSDFYLEDASFIRLKNIQLGYSLPRNVVSSLKLSNLRFYISGQNLLTLTKFTGIDPEAGFGVLDYGFQRYAYPVLKTFFIGVNMSF
- a CDS encoding RagB/SusD family nutrient uptake outer membrane protein gives rise to the protein MKRILIYSLVALLTLSVFSCSKDFITTPLYGTQDLDNYFNNLDQCTSFVDGLYKGFSYWNDWWQNYLRLTNEMATDDAWMGNLSQDASGNYPFAFYSISASNDPGALYNFYYFKYQNINTANVALLRIPNAPITDNDKKVLLGQAKFFRAFSYWELVQNFGDVVMFLKPVGSSDLSVSRASKDSVYKQMVKDLKEAAAELPAKWTGADIGRVTSGACKALLARTYLFMGDYQNAYNYADTVIKSGTYSLEPNFVNVWSCYNHNGVESIFEIQTNSNQSYSVGNRFSVVVNARGEMWPTDQISKSMDGWGWCVPTSNLEQTYKSEGDSIRLKSTINRINMPVYGDETDNPAYHYDSTKNKSCRTWRKMYVPIAVRLTLAAKDSHIPLDQILIRLAEMYLTRAEAAYFLSKPDQALADINTIRARVNIPAKTGLTGNDLLYAIWKERRMELAGEGMRLYDLRREIDPVKKKKMIDVVMGPSGTFVQYNATSNDYWETIHTKEPSNKGANFVEGKNELWPIPQLEIDRSGGKLSQNPGY